Genomic DNA from Amycolatopsis alba DSM 44262:
AGGGAAAAGATGTTGAGTCACCTGGGCCGAAGCGGTCAGCCACTGATGGCGGCGAGCGCGAGAATCAGTCGTTCGCCCTCTTCGCCGCACGCGTGGCCGGTTCCCTGTGGTGCGTGCACACCCTGGGAACCGGCCACCGACGGCCAGGCGCGTGAGCCGGATGAAGGTCTCTCCACGATCTCGCGATCTCAACCCAGGCCAGAAAAACACTCGATCAGGCTGCCCGTGGGCCACTGTCGCATCGCTTGGCGCGCATGGCGTCGAGCACACGACACGGCAGGAGAAGGGGACACAGGCTCAACGTCCGGCCGGGAGCCACCGGACAAATCACGGGACCGCTGTCTGACTCCTCACCGCCCGGAGTGGTCGATCACGTTCCCGTTCGAACAGTTGTTGGCGTGGTCTCCGACCCAGTCCCCCAATACCGGCACGACCGCGACCTCTTGCAGGCACACGGCCGCCGCGGTGAAGTTCCAGTTGTTGGCGGCGTTGACCCCGCCGCCGAAGACGTTGTCGACGGCTTCGAGCGCGTTCTCCACAGGCCCTTCGGCCATTGCAGGTCCCGCGGCGCACACAGAGACACCGAGAGCCATGAACAGAGGCGTGACGAACTTCATGGTTCTACGCATGAATTCCTTTCGCGAACTGGTCGATTGTCCTCAAGGTATCGGCGAAGCGGGCATGAACTTGAGTACTCGATTCCCCTACCGCCTGATCGTGTCGCGCGCGCATCCTCGTTCGATTCGCCCGAACCATCCGCGCGGCTTGGCACATGGCCACAGGACCAACGCCCTGCGCTGTCGCCGCCGCGAAAAAAGCCACTCTCTTTTAGCGGACCCCCAGGCCTCGGTGAGCAGACCCGTCACCCGACCGGAGCCAGCCCCGGCACAGCATGGGGAAGATGCCGACCCAAAGCAACGTGCGCCTATCCGGCGCACGTCCATCCGGCTGACCGTCTCACCGCTTTCGCGTGAAAACCCGACTTCGAGGTTCGCGACCACACCCACCAGGGAAATATCAGCGAACAGGCGCTTCACGGGAGAGTGGTGAATATGAATGACTTTCGGAACGAATCCGAGCGTCACGAGGAGCGAGCCGTCGAGGCAGTCAACAAGAACCTCAACGCGGTCGCCCAGGTGCACGCGACCCTCGCGGTCTCCGAGGCCATCAACCGAATCGCCGACGCAGCCGACGCCGATGGCAAACCGCCTCAGCCGAAAACAGGTGACTGACAAGCAGGAGTTCGCAGCCGCGTGCCCCTGACGACGCGGCTCGTCGACGACACGAAGGACGAATCCGGTCCGGCGGGAAACTACGCGCAGGGTTTCCCGCCCACCAGACAATGGCCGGGCGTCGTGGCCGAGTCCTTCGCCGACCGAGTCTTCGATTCGGAACGGCGATCCTGAAACAGGGCACAGCAAGGCGATCCCGACGACCTGCCTTTGATCGACTTTCACAGCCGCGAAGAAGGCCTGGGGCACCATGGTGGCGGAGCGCGCGGTCAGTGCGCTGGCCGGATACGTTGCCCTCTGCGAACGTAAGGGTGTCGAGCAGTGGAAGCCACTGGTAAAGATGATCAAGAAGTGGAACGACATGCACGACCATCCGGTCGAGCCGTCATTCCTCATCGAGGTCATCGCCCTCAACTTGATCGGCGGCCCGTGGACGGCGACCATCGACGCGAACTACGCGAGTTCTTCGCTGGCGCCGCAGACCGGATCGCCGAGGGGTGGGCGCCCGGCGAAGCTCGGTCCCAACGTGCCCGGCTCACTGGACACCGATCCATTCAAGATGGCCCGCACGCGGGCCGCGCCGCGCGACGCGGAAGCCGCGTGCACCACCGCGATCAACCTGGAACGTCAGGGGCGGACCGGTGACACGCTCAAGGAATGGCGAGACCTCTTCGGCCCGCTGTTCCCGCTGTCGTGACTACGCCGCGTTCCCGTCCAGTGCCGCCGGACCGTTCAGCCGACATCATCAGACGCCAGGACGAACCCGAGCATCTCCAACGGCTGCTCGCCTACAGCCACCCTTACCGGGTCGGATCCAGGTGGCGACGCGTCAGGATCGTAGGCGTCCTGACGCTCGCCACGTCGGCCCTGCGCTGTCGCTGCTGTTCCCGTAGTCCCTTATCGCCGCGGGTTGAGTTCCTCGGGGCCGCCACCCGCGGCGATGTCAGACGCCATGTCTCGCATCTTCAGGCTTCTCCGGCGCGCGTGGGCGCGCAACCGGCTGAACGCCTCACCCACCGAGACACCGAAACGCTCGGACAGCACCCCTTTCTCTTGCTCGATCACGACGCGGCTGTGCAGCGCGCCGTGAAGCTGCTCCACGGTCTGGCGGAGATCGCGCATCGAGTGGCGCTGCGTGACGCACGCGGTGGCCGCGTCGGCGAGGGCCCGAGCCACCCTCATCTCCAGGCTCGACAACACCGGCTCCCTGGTGTTCATGAGCATCAGAACACCCGCCTTCGCGTTTTGCGTGCGCACGGGAATCGCGGTGATGGCGGTAATACCGGCCGAACCGGCATACCGATCGAACCGCGGCCACCGCGGATCGCTGGCGCCAAACCTGACCGGCCCCAAGGATTCCTGGCTGTACACGCTGTCCCAGCACGGGCCTTCGGCCATCCTCAGCTGCATGTTCAGCAGATCTCGGCACAGCCTGGTCGACGCGACCGTGCGACCGGCCCTGCCCTGCCCGTCCAGCTGGGTGACGCCGGCGGCCTGGACAGTCAGAAGATCGTGAACGTGGAACGCGAGAGCACCGAGCAGATCCGGAGCATCCGGTTCCCCCGCACGATGGGAGAGATCGAGTACCGCATCAGCGATGCGCGCCTCGCGTTCCGTGGCCACCGCTACCTCCCCAGCGCTCTGGTCAGTCATCCACAGCCCCCTGCGGGCACGGGAAACCTGCGAGCTTCACGATGAACCGGAGAGATATATTAACGCACTCAACAGGAAGAAACCATTGGCAATTATTCACAACTGATCTGTGATTGTCCGCGCTGTCGGTGTAACGGCCGCCAGCAGAATGACAGCACTTGTTCCCGAATTTCCGCTTGCTTAAACTCTGATTCCAGAATGAGGTCAGGCAGCCAGCCTTCACCGCTGGGCTCGCCTGCCTGGATCTGCTTCCAAGTGCCCGGTATAAGCCGTAGGGCGTGCCTGACCTCGAGGTTGGAGGCGAAGATGACATCAAGCAAGATCGACCTCACCCGGCTGGGCGTCGACGGGATCACCATCTCCGTGACGACCGCCGCCAGCATCGAGATGACCTGGTTCAGCGACAAGATCAGTGCCCGGCTCGACGACGACCAATACGCGGCGGGAGAAGGGCCTGTCTTCGACGCCATCACCCGCCACGAGCCAATACTGTGCCCCGACCTCTCGCTGGCCAGGATTCACCGACCACGCCCTGCGGCTCGGCGTGCGCGCCGTCTTCGCCTTCCCCATGGCCCTCGGACCAACCTGCGTCGGCGCGATGATGTGCCATCGACGAAAGACCGGGCCGATGAGCGACAACCGGATAGCCGCAGCCACGGCACTCACCGATCTGCTCCAACCCGAAACCTTGGCCTGGAGTTCCGGCAGCAGCGAACCGGAGAAACCCCCGTTTCACCGGGCGGTGGTGCATCAAGCCGCCGGGATCCTGTGCGGCCGCCACGCCACCCCGGTCGACGACGCTCTCGTCCGTCTCAAGGCCTACGCCTTCAGCCACCAGCGAGCGATCATCGATGTCGCCCGCGACGTCATCACTGGCCGTCTGCGCCTACCCCAGGACGCCACCTGACCACAACGCCGTTCCCGGGGCGAGCAGCATCGCCGGAGCGATCCAGTATCGGCACCTGAGCATCCACATGTTCGAGGGCAACGCCGGCACCACCGACTCCGGCTTCCGGGCGTGACATCGGTAATAAGGGTCAAACCCACCGCATCGACGAACTCCACCGCGTCACGACAAGCCGCGCACACACTCTCCAGCCCCTCAGCGATCGCCACCTGCTTCTGGAGTTCGTCCCTGCACCTGCCTTCGAATGCGAAGTCGGCGACAGCCGACGGGCAGACGGGGGCGTCTGGGGCCAAGGGCCAGATCCTTCGCCAGGCCGCGTTGCCGTCGACGAGCACGACCTGGTCCAGGATGCCGCCGTCGTCGGCCAGGTTCCGCGCGTCGTGCCCGCTAACGCGAACTTGGCGATAGCGTCTTCCCTCGCCGAGCTATTGAATTTGATTCAATAGCCAAACGGGATCCGTTAGAAGTAGCTGCTTCATCCGAAAACGCACCGCTGGTCCGCGCACGATCTGTCCACACTGGACTCCGTCCCCTACGTGGGGCGCTACCACCCGGCCAGTCGTCATCTCTGGGTCGCCACCGGGTTCGGGCAATGGGGCATGACCGGCGGCACCGCCGCGGGACTGCTGCTGGCCGATCTCCTGACCGGCCGGGACAATCCGTCCGCGGGTCTGTACGACCCGAACCGATTCGACCTCCGCTCCGCGCTCTCCACCGTGGAGAACAACGTCACCGTGGCCAAGTTCCTGATCGGCGACCACCTCAGCGCGATACGGAAACCCGCTTCCCCGGACGTGCTCGCGCCCGGCGAGGCCAAGGTGACCCGCGACGGTGGCGAACTCGTCGCCGCCTACCGCGACGAGAGCGGAGAACTGCACACGGTCGGCGCCCATTGCACCCATCTCGGCTGCCTGGTGGCGTTCAACAACGCCGAAAAAACCTGGGATTGCCCCTGCCACGGTTCGAGGTTCGGCCTCGACGGCTCGGTGATCCAAGGACCGGCCGTGCGCGCGCTGCCCAAGAAGGGTACCCGGTGACAGCCGGGATCGTGGTCGAGGAGGAGTTCCTCCTGGTCGATCCGAGAACCGGGGTGAGCTGCCCACGTGCCGAGGCGGTGGTCGCGCGGCACCGGGTCTGCTGCCCGCTACCGGACGGCGCCGCCGTGCGTCACGAGCTGCGGCCGACGCAGATCGAGTCCGTCTCGGGCTTCTGCGGCACGGTCGGCGAGTTATACGAGCACCTGACCGCCGGGCGGCGTTCGATCGCCGAGGCGGCGTCCGGGGAGGACTGCGCCATCATCGCCTCAGGCACTCCTTTGCGGCACGCAGGCGTCGCCAAGTCCTACGAAGCTTGCGGATGTCGCGTGCACGTCGAGGTGTCCGACCGGGAGACCGCGGTCGCCGTCGTGAACCACGTGTCCGAATGGCTGCCGATCCTGCTGGCGCTCTCGGCGAACTCCCCGTTCGACGGCGGTCTCGACACCGGATACGAGAGCTGGCGGATGGTGGAGCAGAGCCGTTTCTCCGGCTCCGGTCTTCCACCCCATTTCGCCGACGCCGCCGACTACGACCGGCAGGTCGATCGCCTGGTGGACTGTGGCGTCCTGCTCGACGGGGATCAGGCATTCTGGCTCGCCGGGCCGTCTTCGCGCGGGTCGGCGGTCGAGGTCCGCGCGGCCGACACCGCGTCCACCGTGGACGAGGCCATCCTGCAAGGACTCCTCACCCGCGCGCTGGTGCTCACCGCGCTCGACGACCTCAACCACGGCGTGGAGGCCGCGCCCATGGATCCGCAGGTCGCGGGCGCCGCCGTCTGGACAGCCGCCCGGTACGGGCTCACCGGCCCCGCCGTCGACCCGGTCGCGGGCAAACCCGTGAACGCCAATGACCGGATGGCCGCGCTGCTGGGGCATGTCCGGCAGGCGCTCGAGGACACCGGCGACGGCGATCTCGTGCGCTCACTGCTCGATCAGCTGGAGCACGAAGGCACCGGCGCCGAACGGCAACGGCGGGCGGCGGCCGACGGCGAGGTCGCAGTGTTGCGGATGCTGACCGAGGAAACGGTTCCGCACCCGTAGATCGGGTACTCCGCGATCATGACGACGATCGACCGCGCGGTGGCAGCGACGCTGCCCAAAATCCGCGGCCCGCTCTCGGCCGCTGTTGTGGACACCCTGACGGGCGGCCGCCACGACGACTTCGACCTGGACGCCGCGCTCGACGCCGACCCGTTCGGCGAAGACCTCCAGCTGGCCCTGCACGTCTGCTACGAACTCCACTACCAGGGTTTCACGGGCGTGGACGACGGCTGGGAGTGGGACACGCGCTTGCTCGGCTTCCGTGCCGCGCTGGAACGGACGTTCCTCGACGGGCTTCGCGGCGCCGTACCCGGAGGGGACGACGTCGAGACTCTGCTCGACGAAATGCTGATCGAACCCGTCGATGGCGAAGGCGTCTCGCACTTCCTACGCGACGAAGGCGAATGGTGGCACGTCGAGGAGTTCTTCGCCCATCGGTCGATCTACCACCTCAAGGAAAGCGATCCGCACGCGTGGGTGATCCCGCGGCTGCGCGGCCGGGCCAAGGCCGCGCTGGTGGCCGTCGAGTTCGACGAATTCGGCGGCGGACGAGCCGAACAGGCCCATTCACAGCTGTTCGCCGACCTGCTGACCGGAGCCGGTCTTTCACCGGGCTACCTCGCCTACCTCGACCACGTCCCCGCTTGCACACTCGCGACGGTGAACATGATGTCGCTGTTCGGCCTGCACCGCGGTCTCCGAGGCGCTCTCGTCGGGCATTTCGCCAGTGCCGAGATCACCACCGCGCCGTCGGCCCGGCGGATGGACGAGGCACTGCGACGCCTGGGCGGGGCGGCCGAATGCCGGTACTTCTACACCGAGCACATCGAGGCCGACGCCGTGCACGAGCAGGTGCTGCGGCACGACGTCGTCGGCGATCTGCTGGAACGGGAGCCGGAGCTCGCCGCGGACGTCGCGCTGGGCATCCAGGCCACCGACCTGCTGGAAAACCGGCTGACCGAGCACCTGCTCGGCGCCTGGTCGGCCGGTGAGACCTCACTCCTCAGGCCGTTGCACCCCTTGCCGTGACCGTCGGCGCCGAAGAGTTTCGCGGCGGCGATCTTCTCTGGTTTCGACCGGCCGAGGTGGGGTATCAGGAGGCGAACAGGAAAAAGACCAGCCCCCAGGGAGGCGCTTGATGAGCACTGTCACCAAGTCCGTCGACGTCGAGGCGCCGGTCAGCGACGTCTACAACCAATGGACCCAGTTCACCGATTTCCCCCGCTTCATGGAAGGCGTGGACCGGGTGGAGCAGCGCGACGACACGCATACTCATTGGGCGATCACCGTGGGCGGCGTTTCCCGCGAATTCGACGCCACCATCACCGAGCAGCACCCGGACGAACGGGTCGCGTGGAAATCCGACGACGGTCCGAATCACGCCGGTGTGGTGACCGTGCATCGCCTTGACGAGCACCGCACGCGGGTCACCGTCCAGATGGACATCGATCCCGAGGGGTTCGTGGAGAACGTCGGCGACAAACTCGGCATCCTCGACCGCCGCGTCCAAGGTGACCTCGACCGGTTCAAGACTTTTCTCGAACACCGCGACGGTGCCGAGGCCGGGGCATGGCGTGGTGACGTCCAGCGCCCTGACCAGTCCTAGTCCTTTTCAGACCACCTCACCACGCCAGGGTCGTTGCCCGACCACGAGGTGAGGAGGACGGCCGGTTCTCCCGGACCCTGGCCGTTTGCACACGATGAAGTGGCCGGCTCCCGCCCATGGAGCCGGCCACTTCATCGTGTGACTTCCCTCGCCACGACCCCTGCGGCGAATCGGCTCGGTTCTCCGCCCGATCCCGCGGCGTCAGCGACCGGAGGGTGCGTTACTGAGGTCGACGACGCAGAAACGGTTCCCGTCCGGGTCGGCGAGAACCACGAAGTCGGGTTCGGGCGGATAGCGGTCCCAGCCGACGTCTCTGGCTCCGAGGTCCTTGAGTCGGGCGACTTCGGCTTCTTGTTCGGCCGCGCTGTCCACGAGAAGGTCGAGATGCAGCCGCGGATACGGCTCGATCGGCGAGGTGCTCGCCATCAGCCCCAGCACACGGGAGCCGTCAGCACCGATCAGTGTCCGCCAGCCTTCGCTCGCCCACTCGTCACTGACGACGAGGTTCAGAGCCGCGGTCCAGAACTCCACCGCACGCGGCACGTCGGACACACCGACCACCGGGAACCCGAGTCTGAGCATCTCGACAGGCTAACCCTGCTCCGGGCCGCCGTGGTTAGAGCATCGCAGCCGCGGGTAGTCGTCTCCTGTGACCGACTCCTCCATCGCCGTCCTCGACATCGACGGCACACTCATCGACTCCAACTACCAGCACGCGCTCGCCTGGTATCGCGCGCTGCGCCGAGTCGGCGAGATCTATCCGGTGTGGCGGCTGCACCGGCTGATCGGCATGGGCGGGGACCAGTTGCTCACCGCTCTCGGCGGTGACGATCTCGAACGACGGGTCGGTGACCGCACGCGGGAACTACAGGGCGAGGAAACCGACGCACTGCTCGAGGAAATGTCGCTGCTGCCCGGCGCCCGCGACCTGCTGCTCGCGATCAAGGAACGTGGCCACCGGCTCGTCCTGGCCAGCTCCGGACAGCAACGCCACGTCGACGTCTACCTGGACAAACTCGACGCCCGCGACATCGTCGACGACTGGACCACCAGCGCCGACGTCGACGCCTCCAAGCCGGCACCCGATCTGCTTCACACGGCCCTGCGGAAGATCGGCGCGTCGCCCGGCGCGCCCGCCGTCATGATCGGCGACTCCGTCTGGGACGTCGAGGCCGCACGAAAAGCCGGGATGCCGGCTATCGTCGTCCGCTCCGGAGGCTTCGGGGACGACGAACTCCTCGAAGCCGGCGCCGCCGCGCTCTACGACACACCCGCCGACCTCACGAAAGCCTTGGAACAGACGCCGCTCGCGTGAAACTTCACAGCTCGGGCGACCATCCGCCGGCTGCCTTGGTCAGGTGTCACGGTGCGTCGAATTCGAACCGCAGGCCTTCGACGCACCGGTCGTACTTCTCCTCCAGCTCGCGCACACTCTGCGCTGCGACGAGGATCTGAGCCAGCTCGTAGCTGTAACTGTCCTGCTCGGGCAAGTCCGACAGGCGCTCGCCCGCCTTCGGGACGACGTCGATCACCGTTCCGGCGAGTTCACGCTCCAGCGCGGCGATCTCAGTCTCGGTCGGCACACGGGTGACGGGCGCGTCGCCGGAGAAACTGCGCAGGTAAAACGCCCGGCGATCCGGTACTCACCGTTGCCGCCACGGGGTTCGGGACGCTCGCCGAGCCCGAGCCGGACCATCAGATCGTGGTTGGCCACGCCGTCGACGAACTCGAACAGCTCCGCGTGTGCCTGCGAGTGCCTCGGGTTGATCTCCAGCAGACCCAGCTTGCCCGATTCGGGATCGTAGAAGAACTCGATACTGAATGTGGCGTTGTCGAAACCTATCCGCGTCATCACCCGCTCGGCGACGTCACGCATCCGCTCGATGACATCTTCAGGGAGCTGCGAGGGATACTGGTGTCTCAGAAACGAGGAGTGGCCCGGATAGTCGACCAAGTCCAGGGCCGCGTATACCACCACTTGTCCTTTGTGGACATACCCTTCGACCGCCGCCTGGACACCACGCAGCTCTTCCTCGGCGAGACAGGCCGCGCCGCCGACTTCGGCGATCTCCGGAGGCAGGTCGACCTTGCTCAGCACGTGGTCGAACGGATCCCCCACCCTGCCGATGCCTTCGCGAAGCTCGGCTACCGCGGCGGCCAGATCGTGCTCGTCCGCGACATGGAAGGCCAGTTCGGACGAAAACGACTTCACCGGCTTCAGCTACATCGGGAATCCCACGCCCTCCGGCGCGGCAGGCCGGTCGGCTTCGAGGTCGACGATGCCGAAGTTCGGGATTTCGTCGGCCACCTCGCGCTGCTCTATCCGGCTCCAATACTTGTGCTCGCACTTGAGGACGGCTTCCAGCGGGACGTGCGGCAGACCATGCCGTTCGGCGAGCAACGGCACCATCGTCGCGGCCGGGAATCCCAATACCCCACGATGGCGTCGATCTCACCCTTGAACGCGTCGAGTTGTTTCTGTGCCTTGCCCACAAGGGCGACGATGTCGATCTCGCCGTGTTGCAGCTCTTCCGGGGTGAGCAGGCCGTGAAAGGCGTACCGCTCGGCATCCGGCAGCCGCTCCAGTACACGCGCGTTCTCCTCGTCATGACCGATCACGAAGATGTTCTTCTTCATGAAGACCGTTTTCCCTTTAAACCGCACCGAAAACGGTCCAGATGGCCTAGCGGGCTCGCGCACCCAGGCGGCGATGGGTGTTTGAACCCGGCCGAGGCAGGCTATCGAAGAGTCATGTTCGAAGGCTTCAAGCTCGAAAACGTCGATGTCGGCGAAGTGACCTTCAGGGTCCGTCACGGCGGGTCGGGGCCTCCTCTCGTTCTCCTGCAAGGACATCCCCGCACGCACACCACCTGGTACGACGTCGCGCCGCGGCTCGCGGACGTGTTCACCGTCGTCTGCCCGGATCTTCCTGGCTACGGCCAGTCCTCGAAACCCGAGACCACCGAAGACCACTCCGCCCACTCAAAGCGAGCCATGGCCCGGCACGTCGTCGCGCTAATGCGGCACCTCGGCCACGAACGGTTCGCCGTCGCCGGGCACGACCGCGGCAGCTATGTCGCGCACCGGCTGGCGATGGATCACCCTGAGGCAGTCACCAGACTGGTCGTCCTCGACGGCGTGCCGATCGGCGAGGCGCTCGCCCGTGCCGACGCGAACTTCGCCCGGAAATGGTGGCACTGGTTCTTCTTCGGCCAGCTCGCGAAGCCCGCCGAGCGCGTGATCAACGCCGATCCGGACGCCTGGTACGGCGGCGATCCCGAGGCGATGGGCGCGGAGAACCACGCCGACTTCCTGCGCGCGATCCACGATCCCGAGACTGTCCACGCGATGCTCGAGGACTACCGCGCCGGGCTCGGGCCCGATCGCGAAGCCGACGACGCCGACAAGGCGGCTGGGCGGAAGCTCGGCTGTCCCCTGCTCATGCTCTGGTCCAGCCGCGACGACATGACCGACCTGTACGGCGACCCGATCGCGGTGTGGCGCGAATGGGCCGAAGACGTCCGGGGCTTCGCCATCGAGTCCTGTCACCACATGGCCGAGGACAACCCGGCCGACCTCGCGGCAGCCCTGCGGACGTTCTTGGCGTAGATGACAGTGAGACCTCACTCCTCAGGCCGTTGCGCCGCTTGCCGTGACCGGCGGCGGTGGCTGGCGTCGCAGAGCGGGTAGCGCTTGCTGCGGCGGCAGGCGCAGAGGGCGACCACGAACCGATCGGATGTCACCGTTTCGCCGTCGGGCATGACGATTTCGACGGGCCCCTCTACCAGGAGTGGCCCGCCCGGATCGATCCGCACCCGTGTCCTACGCCCGGTGGCCGCGGCGGACGGTATCGCTGGATCGGTGCACACGGTCATGAGGTCTCCGATACTCGGTGGATGTTCACGGCTACCCCGGTCGCGCGGTATCAAACTTCCACTGTGACCGATAGAAAAGCGGTGGCACGCCAAGGATTGGTGCGGCTTCGAACGGGTAGTCGGAGACATGACGAACAACGACGAAAAGGCCAGCGGCACGGGCGACGCCGAGCGGAAGATGGAGCCATCCGAACGCGAGGAGATCCGTGGCGAGCAAGGGACATCCTCAGGCGACCCGCACGACGACACTGACCCGCAGTCCGGCTGAGGACTCACAACCACCGAACCCGGCCAGACCTTCCGCGCACTCGCCGTTCAAAGCAGATCCAGGGCCCTGAGGACGAAGAAGCCCGCGACGCCCACGACGAGAATCGCGATCACGATAAGCGTGACGACGGCGGGCTTGCGCGAAGGGATCGGCTGCGGATGTGACAGGCCCGAGGTCTGCCCGGCGTCCGGCGGGGTGTCGCCGGGAGGAACGGAACCTCCGGGTTCCAAGCCTGGCGCGTCCTCTGGCTCTGGTCCGGGTGTGGTCATGTCTTCACCGTGACAGACTCACCGAGTCCCGGCAGCGCGGCAAAATCGGGGTTTGAACCGGCCTGTCACGGGTCATTCTGCGCTCGGACGGGCGATTCCCGTTGCCGCGTCAAGCAGTCGGCGCCGCGTTGCGACGAGACGAACAAGGGGCGAACGGCATGGAATCCGAGTTCGGTGAAGTGGCCCTCCGGGGGTTGCACCGGTACGTACGGCTCGTGATCGAAGAACTGAGGCTGAGTGGAAACGCCTACTACGCTCAGCTCGACC
This window encodes:
- a CDS encoding SRPBCC family protein, which gives rise to MSTVTKSVDVEAPVSDVYNQWTQFTDFPRFMEGVDRVEQRDDTHTHWAITVGGVSREFDATITEQHPDERVAWKSDDGPNHAGVVTVHRLDEHRTRVTVQMDIDPEGFVENVGDKLGILDRRVQGDLDRFKTFLEHRDGAEAGAWRGDVQRPDQS
- a CDS encoding alpha/beta fold hydrolase, giving the protein MFEGFKLENVDVGEVTFRVRHGGSGPPLVLLQGHPRTHTTWYDVAPRLADVFTVVCPDLPGYGQSSKPETTEDHSAHSKRAMARHVVALMRHLGHERFAVAGHDRGSYVAHRLAMDHPEAVTRLVVLDGVPIGEALARADANFARKWWHWFFFGQLAKPAERVINADPDAWYGGDPEAMGAENHADFLRAIHDPETVHAMLEDYRAGLGPDREADDADKAAGRKLGCPLLMLWSSRDDMTDLYGDPIAVWREWAEDVRGFAIESCHHMAEDNPADLAAALRTFLA
- a CDS encoding CDGSH iron-sulfur domain-containing protein, coding for MTVCTDPAIPSAAATGRRTRVRIDPGGPLLVEGPVEIVMPDGETVTSDRFVVALCACRRSKRYPLCDASHRRRSRQAAQRPEE
- a CDS encoding HAD family hydrolase; amino-acid sequence: MTDSSIAVLDIDGTLIDSNYQHALAWYRALRRVGEIYPVWRLHRLIGMGGDQLLTALGGDDLERRVGDRTRELQGEETDALLEEMSLLPGARDLLLAIKERGHRLVLASSGQQRHVDVYLDKLDARDIVDDWTTSADVDASKPAPDLLHTALRKIGASPGAPAVMIGDSVWDVEAARKAGMPAIVVRSGGFGDDELLEAGAAALYDTPADLTKALEQTPLA
- a CDS encoding VOC family protein, translating into MLRLGFPVVGVSDVPRAVEFWTAALNLVVSDEWASEGWRTLIGADGSRVLGLMASTSPIEPYPRLHLDLLVDSAAEQEAEVARLKDLGARDVGWDRYPPEPDFVVLADPDGNRFCVVDLSNAPSGR
- a CDS encoding ANTAR domain-containing protein, which encodes MSDNRIAAATALTDLLQPETLAWSSGSSEPEKPPFHRAVVHQAAGILCGRHATPVDDALVRLKAYAFSHQRAIIDVARDVITGRLRLPQDAT
- a CDS encoding ANTAR domain-containing protein, with the translated sequence MATEREARIADAVLDLSHRAGEPDAPDLLGALAFHVHDLLTVQAAGVTQLDGQGRAGRTVASTRLCRDLLNMQLRMAEGPCWDSVYSQESLGPVRFGASDPRWPRFDRYAGSAGITAITAIPVRTQNAKAGVLMLMNTREPVLSSLEMRVARALADAATACVTQRHSMRDLRQTVEQLHGALHSRVVIEQEKGVLSERFGVSVGEAFSRLRAHARRRSLKMRDMASDIAAGGGPEELNPRR
- a CDS encoding carboxylate-amine ligase — its product is MTAGIVVEEEFLLVDPRTGVSCPRAEAVVARHRVCCPLPDGAAVRHELRPTQIESVSGFCGTVGELYEHLTAGRRSIAEAASGEDCAIIASGTPLRHAGVAKSYEACGCRVHVEVSDRETAVAVVNHVSEWLPILLALSANSPFDGGLDTGYESWRMVEQSRFSGSGLPPHFADAADYDRQVDRLVDCGVLLDGDQAFWLAGPSSRGSAVEVRAADTASTVDEAILQGLLTRALVLTALDDLNHGVEAAPMDPQVAGAAVWTAARYGLTGPAVDPVAGKPVNANDRMAALLGHVRQALEDTGDGDLVRSLLDQLEHEGTGAERQRRAAADGEVAVLRMLTEETVPHP
- a CDS encoding iron-containing redox enzyme family protein, with the protein product MTTIDRAVAATLPKIRGPLSAAVVDTLTGGRHDDFDLDAALDADPFGEDLQLALHVCYELHYQGFTGVDDGWEWDTRLLGFRAALERTFLDGLRGAVPGGDDVETLLDEMLIEPVDGEGVSHFLRDEGEWWHVEEFFAHRSIYHLKESDPHAWVIPRLRGRAKAALVAVEFDEFGGGRAEQAHSQLFADLLTGAGLSPGYLAYLDHVPACTLATVNMMSLFGLHRGLRGALVGHFASAEITTAPSARRMDEALRRLGGAAECRYFYTEHIEADAVHEQVLRHDVVGDLLEREPELAADVALGIQATDLLENRLTEHLLGAWSAGETSLLRPLHPLP
- a CDS encoding DUF6480 family protein; translation: MTTPGPEPEDAPGLEPGGSVPPGDTPPDAGQTSGLSHPQPIPSRKPAVVTLIVIAILVVGVAGFFVLRALDLL